The following proteins are encoded in a genomic region of Pyrinomonadaceae bacterium:
- the cutA gene encoding divalent-cation tolerance protein CutA, with protein MSDAIVVFMTAGNADEARRIANELVERQLAACVQILPEIESVYRWNGEVQRETEILMLAKTTAAQFDDLERAVREIHSYDTPEIVAVPMAHVSAPYRAWLADNVGG; from the coding sequence ATGAGTGACGCTATTGTCGTCTTCATGACTGCGGGGAACGCTGACGAAGCGCGCCGCATTGCGAATGAGCTGGTAGAGCGGCAACTCGCGGCTTGTGTACAAATCCTTCCGGAAATTGAATCCGTTTATCGCTGGAATGGTGAGGTGCAGCGCGAAACAGAGATCCTGATGCTTGCCAAGACAACTGCCGCGCAGTTTGATGATTTAGAAAGGGCGGTGCGCGAGATTCACAGTTACGACACGCCTGAGATCGTCGCCGTTCCGATGGCGCACGTCTCAGCACCGTATCGCGCCTGGCTGGCCGACAATGTAGGCGGCTAA
- a CDS encoding VWA domain-containing protein, with translation MSPLRFFQRVFPFCARGTHLISCLILFVCFSASAASVVAQEIPPKDDEVLRVTTDLLLFPARVRDKNGNRPDGLTEKDLSLKDPDAVTSGLYFSPGVDRVAMVFALDQSGSVRDIISKQRDAAAGLYRRFNSLSSIAVLHFSHRPAVAAPFVRDVSSALGAFDVRAHDNQPTAIFDAAAHAVQMFKTLPPIRSERRIVILISDGLDNFSRAKPDSVISAARADRVSFYIIHLPLFEPRDGRLAVRRAASGFRDLAEKTGGKYFLANDSPLARRTTVDLTPIFEAIEADLKSQYLIGFYLNEKANDGRRHTFSLSMPPGLEYQFTPLGYSRTHKFFVERPREALKPRS, from the coding sequence ATGTCACCACTCAGGTTTTTCCAGCGAGTGTTTCCCTTCTGCGCTCGCGGCACCCATCTTATTTCCTGCTTAATTCTGTTTGTCTGCTTCAGTGCGTCTGCCGCATCGGTCGTCGCCCAGGAAATACCACCGAAAGACGATGAAGTCCTGCGGGTGACGACGGACCTGCTTCTGTTTCCTGCGCGCGTTCGCGACAAGAACGGAAATAGGCCTGACGGCCTCACTGAAAAGGATCTCTCTTTGAAGGATCCCGATGCAGTCACGAGCGGCCTGTATTTTTCGCCGGGCGTCGATCGAGTCGCGATGGTGTTCGCGTTGGATCAATCTGGGAGTGTGCGCGACATTATCAGCAAGCAACGTGACGCGGCCGCCGGTCTGTATCGGCGCTTCAACAGTCTTTCCAGCATTGCCGTTCTGCACTTCTCTCACCGCCCGGCCGTGGCCGCGCCCTTTGTCCGCGATGTTAGCTCGGCGCTGGGTGCCTTCGACGTTCGCGCTCATGACAATCAACCAACTGCAATCTTCGACGCGGCGGCCCACGCCGTTCAAATGTTCAAAACCTTGCCGCCCATCCGCAGTGAGCGGCGAATCGTAATTCTCATCAGCGACGGTTTAGACAATTTTAGCCGCGCAAAGCCTGACTCAGTGATCAGCGCAGCGCGCGCAGACCGCGTTTCGTTCTACATCATTCATCTGCCGCTCTTCGAGCCACGCGACGGGCGTCTGGCCGTGCGGCGTGCGGCCAGCGGTTTTCGCGACCTCGCGGAAAAGACCGGAGGCAAGTACTTTCTCGCTAACGACTCGCCGTTGGCGCGGCGCACAACCGTCGATCTGACGCCGATCTTTGAAGCTATCGAGGCGGATTTGAAAAGCCAATATCTGATCGGATTTTACCTGAACGAGAAAGCAAACGACGGGCGGCGGCACACGTTCTCTCTCAGCATGCCGCCAGGCCTGGAGTATCAATTCACTCCACTCGGTTATTCGCGAACGCACAAGTTTTTCGTCGAGCGCCCGCGTGAAGCGCTGAAACCGCGAAGCTGA
- a CDS encoding FAD-dependent oxidoreductase yields MKPITVVGAGFSGLTTAYLLTKAGREVRVVEKTARAGGLIRTNRTEHGLVETAANGILNSARLEAMCADIGVPLLPTRPNGRKRFIFRGKPRQMPLSFAEALRIPVGLIGNAAKLRPQPFETIAAWGARVPGKGATEYLLIPALGGIYAGDPDRLSASLIFGRANLPDHLQTYRPQKARTRGTVAPPNGMQQLIDGLVDYLRQRGAEINFSETVPFNDSDPTVVCLSASAAAAYLAKASPRLAQELARIEMLSLVTATCFFRQEAATLKGFGCLFPLDQNFRARGVLFNDCIFEGRGPAHSETWIYGGALDPDAVNLDDEELTKTILADRTGFYQQEDRPLAVHIKRWPNALPHYSVDLERTLMKLPNPPSNIALVGNYLGRIGLAKIFERGAYVVDNVVKNWD; encoded by the coding sequence GTGAAACCTATCACTGTTGTCGGCGCAGGATTTTCCGGGCTAACGACGGCTTACCTTCTGACGAAAGCAGGCCGCGAAGTCCGCGTCGTTGAGAAGACCGCGCGCGCCGGCGGGTTGATTCGCACCAATCGCACCGAGCATGGGCTGGTTGAGACGGCCGCGAACGGTATTCTGAACTCGGCGCGCCTGGAAGCGATGTGCGCCGACATCGGGGTGCCACTCCTGCCGACGCGTCCTAACGGCCGAAAGCGCTTCATCTTTCGCGGCAAACCACGACAGATGCCTCTGAGCTTCGCCGAAGCGTTGCGGATTCCGGTTGGATTGATCGGCAACGCCGCGAAACTTCGGCCGCAACCTTTCGAAACGATCGCCGCCTGGGGCGCGCGCGTGCCTGGCAAAGGCGCAACTGAATATCTGTTGATTCCAGCACTCGGCGGAATTTACGCAGGCGATCCAGATCGCTTGAGCGCCAGTTTGATCTTCGGTCGCGCTAACCTGCCAGACCATTTGCAGACGTATCGTCCGCAGAAGGCCAGGACGCGGGGCACCGTCGCGCCGCCTAACGGAATGCAGCAATTGATCGACGGCCTCGTTGATTACCTGCGTCAGCGGGGCGCCGAGATCAATTTCTCAGAAACTGTTCCGTTCAATGACAGCGACCCGACGGTGGTTTGTCTTTCGGCAAGCGCGGCGGCAGCTTACCTCGCGAAAGCATCGCCCCGTCTCGCGCAAGAGCTCGCGCGAATCGAAATGCTTTCGCTGGTGACGGCGACCTGCTTCTTCCGTCAAGAAGCCGCGACGCTGAAAGGTTTTGGTTGTCTGTTTCCTCTCGATCAGAACTTTCGCGCACGCGGAGTGCTTTTCAACGATTGCATCTTCGAAGGCCGTGGCCCGGCGCACAGCGAGACATGGATCTATGGCGGCGCGCTGGATCCCGACGCCGTAAATCTTGACGATGAAGAGTTAACCAAAACGATCCTCGCCGACCGCACCGGGTTCTATCAACAAGAGGACAGACCGCTCGCAGTTCACATCAAGCGTTGGCCAAACGCTCTACCGCACTACTCAGTTGATCTGGAACGGACGCTGATGAAGCTCCCCAATCCTCCGTCAAATATCGCGCTGGTGGGCAATTATCTTGGCCGCATTGGCCTGGCAAAGATCTTCGAACGTGGGGCCTACGTCGTCGATAATGTCGTTAAGAACTGGGACTAG
- a CDS encoding HAMP domain-containing sensor histidine kinase, with protein MKPGRDRIKILLVALWVTFTVTLAVWWMIFGLRQLNLLDQFHVEQADQLQSHYRMLLWEGGILIASLIGGGLALYYYARREQKRHEQVEEFFAAFTHDAKTALASLRLQAESLKEDFGANPNPLLDRLLQDTLRLQLQLENSLFLVSLPTGKLLNEPVRIGQLVEALRYHWPNLSIVQKGDGVVRGDSRALTSVLTNLIHNAVKHGEASEIRITVEPSDAGRLTLRVADNGCGFQGDFRELGKLFVRHARGSGSGVGLYISGQLAKRMDATLNFAPGREGGFVAELSIPSVPQPVLAEQPRHELA; from the coding sequence ATGAAACCTGGTCGCGACCGAATCAAAATTCTGCTGGTGGCTCTTTGGGTCACTTTCACCGTCACGCTCGCCGTGTGGTGGATGATTTTCGGGTTGCGGCAACTCAACCTGCTGGACCAGTTTCACGTTGAGCAGGCTGATCAACTACAAAGCCATTATCGGATGCTTCTGTGGGAGGGCGGCATTCTGATCGCATCGCTCATCGGCGGCGGCCTGGCGCTTTATTACTACGCGCGCCGGGAACAGAAACGACACGAGCAGGTCGAAGAGTTTTTCGCCGCATTCACACACGATGCCAAGACAGCCCTCGCGAGCCTCCGCTTGCAGGCCGAGAGCCTCAAAGAAGATTTTGGCGCGAACCCGAATCCACTGCTTGATCGTCTGCTGCAGGACACGCTGCGTTTGCAGCTACAACTGGAAAATTCTCTGTTTTTGGTCAGCCTTCCCACTGGCAAGCTTCTGAACGAGCCTGTGCGCATCGGACAATTAGTGGAAGCGCTCCGTTATCACTGGCCCAACCTGTCGATCGTTCAGAAAGGCGATGGCGTGGTGCGCGGTGATAGCCGCGCACTCACCAGTGTGCTGACCAACCTGATTCACAACGCGGTCAAGCACGGTGAAGCGTCGGAGATCAGAATAACGGTCGAGCCGAGCGACGCGGGCCGGCTGACCTTGCGTGTCGCCGATAACGGCTGCGGTTTTCAGGGCGACTTTCGGGAATTGGGAAAGCTGTTCGTACGGCACGCGCGTGGCAGCGGCAGTGGCGTCGGCCTTTACATCTCGGGGCAACTGGCGAAACGAATGGATGCGACTTTGAATTTCGCGCCCGGACGTGAAGGCGGGTTTGTCGCCGAGTTGAGTATCCCGAGTGTGCCTCAACCCGTTCTGGCCGAACAGCCGAGACACGAACTGGCATGA
- the hemN gene encoding oxygen-independent coproporphyrinogen III oxidase yields the protein MNDLFAKYDVPAPRYTSYPTVPFWSDTPTTEEWLTELSSAFADEQASWSLYLHLPFCETLCTFCACNTVITRNHQREIGYQELLLTEWNLYRNRVPKLRERSLLGIHLGGGTPTFFAPESLRQILKPILAETTIDPDRFEASVEVHPGHTTREHLKTLRELGFTRVSIGVQDFDPEVQRIVNRHQPYEVTKTCTDVARELGYTSINYDLIYGLPKQTIERFSESVDKTIDLRPDRIALYSFALVPWIKPAQRSYTDEDIPRAADKRALYEMARAKLQTAGYAEIGMDHFALPHDGMAQAQREGTLHRNFQGYTERRTDVLLGLGVSAISEAPTCFHQNEKAFPVYERRVSQGEIPTFRGHLLSEEDRELREQILEFMTRFEVELRERQPDDARQFLSSLISDGLVDVHGDRLRLTEQGRPFLRNACMFFDYRLRRQQPQARTFSQAV from the coding sequence GTGAACGATCTTTTTGCCAAGTACGACGTCCCGGCGCCGCGCTATACAAGCTATCCGACCGTTCCCTTCTGGAGCGACACGCCGACGACTGAGGAGTGGCTGACGGAACTCTCTTCAGCTTTCGCAGACGAGCAAGCGTCCTGGTCCCTTTATCTTCACCTTCCGTTCTGTGAAACCCTCTGCACATTCTGCGCATGCAATACCGTCATCACGCGCAATCACCAGCGCGAAATCGGCTACCAGGAATTGTTACTGACTGAATGGAATCTCTATCGTAACCGCGTCCCGAAGTTGCGCGAACGCTCGTTGCTCGGCATTCATCTGGGCGGCGGCACGCCGACGTTTTTCGCGCCTGAGAGTCTGCGGCAAATTCTAAAACCGATCTTGGCTGAGACGACGATCGATCCGGATCGGTTTGAAGCCTCGGTCGAAGTTCATCCGGGCCACACCACGCGCGAACATTTGAAAACGCTGCGCGAGCTTGGGTTCACACGCGTCTCGATCGGCGTGCAGGACTTCGATCCGGAGGTCCAACGCATCGTAAATCGCCATCAGCCTTACGAAGTGACGAAGACCTGCACGGACGTTGCGCGCGAACTCGGCTACACGTCAATCAACTACGATTTGATTTACGGCCTGCCGAAACAGACTATCGAGCGGTTTTCAGAGAGCGTGGACAAGACGATCGATTTGCGTCCCGATCGAATCGCACTCTACAGCTTTGCGCTCGTGCCCTGGATTAAGCCTGCGCAGCGAAGCTACACCGACGAAGACATTCCCAGGGCCGCTGACAAACGAGCGCTTTACGAGATGGCGCGCGCGAAACTCCAGACTGCCGGTTACGCTGAAATTGGCATGGATCACTTCGCATTGCCGCACGACGGCATGGCCCAAGCTCAACGCGAAGGCACTCTGCATCGCAATTTTCAGGGCTACACAGAGAGGCGCACCGATGTGCTGCTAGGCCTCGGTGTAAGCGCAATTTCAGAAGCGCCCACTTGCTTTCATCAGAACGAAAAAGCTTTTCCGGTTTATGAGCGGCGCGTCTCGCAAGGCGAGATTCCTACATTCCGTGGACATTTGCTTTCGGAAGAGGATCGCGAACTGCGCGAGCAGATTCTGGAATTCATGACTCGCTTTGAAGTCGAACTGCGCGAGCGACAGCCTGATGACGCAAGACAATTCCTCTCATCGCTCATCAGCGACGGACTGGTTGACGTTCACGGCGACCGGCTTAGGCTCACCGAGCAAGGGCGGCCGTTTCTCCGCAACGCGTGCATGTTTTTCGATTATCGTCTGCGACGGCAACAGCCCCAGGCACGCACTTTTTCGCAAGCCGTCTAA
- a CDS encoding uroporphyrinogen decarboxylase family protein, whose amino-acid sequence MTGTLIHTSLQRDENARRKCLEPFERFSDTPLNRLDTATTGQDTSLKRGMNESQPVGPGALQLGNSRFHNALARVPQASPPIWLMRQAGRYHRHYQDLRRQFSFMDLCKQPELAAHVALGPVMDFDFDAAILFSDLLFPLEALGMGLQYTDAGPQLGWKLTPQTFGKLRAVDEAGPSLLFQGDAMRATRQLLPHDKSLIGFVGGPWTLFVYAVEGTHKNVVRAKQELQLFEKFCQTLVPLLIKNIELQLANGAELVMIFDTAAGELGSDVFKAEVVPQLERLTQRFPDRLGYYSKNTTREHLDHALFTNGGWAGIGVDHNWDLRDAFEQFPHGFIQGNFDQNLLLTSRDDFKRSLEQFLQPLLTHDRTGWICGLGHGVLPKTPEENVRHFVNTVREVLQ is encoded by the coding sequence ATGACCGGAACTCTCATTCACACCTCGCTTCAGCGAGATGAAAACGCCCGACGGAAGTGTCTGGAACCGTTTGAACGGTTTTCCGATACGCCGTTGAATCGGCTCGATACCGCAACTACAGGCCAAGACACCTCGCTGAAGCGAGGTATGAATGAGAGTCAGCCCGTCGGACCCGGCGCACTCCAACTCGGCAACAGCCGCTTTCATAACGCGCTAGCCCGAGTGCCGCAGGCCTCGCCGCCCATCTGGCTCATGCGCCAGGCCGGACGTTATCACCGCCACTATCAGGATCTGCGACGACAGTTTTCGTTTATGGATCTCTGTAAGCAGCCTGAGTTGGCAGCTCACGTAGCCCTCGGTCCGGTGATGGACTTTGATTTTGACGCGGCGATTCTCTTTAGCGATCTGCTGTTCCCCCTGGAAGCGCTCGGGATGGGCTTGCAGTACACGGATGCCGGCCCACAACTCGGCTGGAAATTGACGCCGCAGACATTCGGGAAGCTACGCGCGGTCGATGAGGCAGGGCCAAGCCTTCTCTTCCAGGGCGACGCCATGCGCGCAACGCGACAGTTGTTGCCCCATGACAAGAGTTTGATCGGCTTTGTCGGTGGACCCTGGACGCTGTTTGTTTACGCTGTTGAAGGAACGCATAAGAACGTCGTGCGCGCGAAACAAGAATTGCAATTGTTTGAGAAGTTCTGCCAGACGCTGGTTCCGTTATTGATTAAGAACATCGAACTACAGTTAGCGAATGGAGCCGAGCTGGTGATGATTTTTGACACGGCCGCGGGCGAACTTGGATCCGACGTTTTCAAGGCTGAAGTCGTGCCGCAGCTCGAGCGGCTTACGCAGCGTTTTCCGGACAGACTTGGTTACTACTCGAAAAACACCACTCGCGAGCATCTCGATCATGCGCTGTTCACGAATGGCGGCTGGGCCGGCATCGGTGTCGATCACAATTGGGATTTGCGCGATGCCTTTGAACAATTTCCGCACGGTTTCATTCAGGGCAACTTCGATCAGAATCTCCTATTGACGAGCCGGGATGATTTCAAGCGAAGTCTTGAACAGTTTCTCCAGCCATTATTGACGCACGATCGCACGGGCTGGATTTGCGGACTCGGTCACGGTGTCCTGCCGAAAACTCCGGAAGAGAATGTGCGACACTTTGTTAATACTGTTAGAGAGGTCCTGCAGTGA
- a CDS encoding lysozyme inhibitor LprI family protein → MTRSIKRPFILILALLLSSISIAGQKPKDDPCPNAQSQLEMNQCAGNAYKAADGELNQVYRKLVAMLDADGKVQLKVAQTAWLKYRDANCEFVGDMYKGGSIRPMIYAFCLADVTKNRTTELKGQIEDRSH, encoded by the coding sequence ATGACGAGATCAATTAAGAGACCGTTCATTCTTATTCTGGCGCTCTTACTGTCGAGCATTTCCATCGCCGGGCAAAAGCCGAAGGACGATCCTTGTCCAAATGCCCAGTCGCAGCTTGAAATGAATCAGTGTGCCGGTAACGCATACAAAGCGGCTGACGGCGAATTGAACCAGGTCTACCGCAAACTGGTCGCGATGCTGGACGCAGACGGTAAGGTACAGCTCAAGGTGGCCCAGACAGCGTGGCTGAAATATCGAGATGCCAACTGTGAATTCGTTGGCGATATGTACAAAGGGGGCAGCATCCGGCCAATGATTTATGCCTTTTGCCTCGCAGACGTCACCAAGAACCGTACCACTGAACTGAAAGGTCAAATCGAAGACAGAAGTCACTAA
- the purH gene encoding bifunctional phosphoribosylaminoimidazolecarboxamide formyltransferase/IMP cyclohydrolase, translated as MTEKTDAGLRKIRRALISVSDKTGIVDFAQELKSFGVEILSTGGTAKALREAGIDVIDVADITGFPEMMDGRVKTLHPKIHGALLGVRDNPEHVTAMEQHGIGPIDMVVINLYPFEQTVAREDITLAEAIEQIDIGGPALIRSAAKNYHDVAVVTAPELYRQIRTELILDEGALTLATREALARLAFMRTAFYDSAIFPYLSANLAGAKSSQMFPPVPEILDKMSTYMNLFSSTMKSLHGDQFEAAEDEEFAEHEQLSLNKVSNLRYGENPHQAAALYDLGVRGGAGEQDGVAAAEQLGGKEMSFNNYVDADAAWQLVCDFDDTACAIIKHTNPAGAATGAAAEEAYRRALACDPVSAFGGIVAFNRTLDVAAARAVVEIFVEVVIAPDFDEAALEVLTAKKNLRVLRAGAAKTSEGFEYKQISGGMLVQTRDTHRLAREDLKFVTKREPTEKEIADLLFAWTVCKHTKSNAIVYARDRQTVGVGAGQMSRVDSVKIGAMRAQLQVAGSVLASDAFFPFRDGLDEAAKHGITAVIQPGGSVRDEEVIAAANEHNLAMVFTGIRHFKH; from the coding sequence ATGACTGAAAAAACTGACGCAGGCTTGCGCAAGATTCGTCGCGCGCTGATAAGTGTTTCCGACAAGACGGGAATCGTCGATTTCGCGCAGGAGCTGAAAAGTTTCGGCGTTGAGATCCTCAGCACCGGCGGCACGGCGAAAGCCTTGCGTGAAGCAGGCATCGACGTTATCGACGTCGCCGACATCACCGGTTTTCCCGAGATGATGGACGGGCGAGTCAAGACGCTGCATCCGAAAATACATGGGGCGCTTCTCGGCGTTCGCGATAATCCAGAGCACGTGACGGCGATGGAACAGCACGGCATCGGACCGATCGACATGGTCGTCATCAATCTCTATCCGTTCGAACAGACCGTCGCCCGCGAAGACATCACTCTCGCCGAGGCCATCGAACAAATCGACATCGGGGGACCCGCTTTGATTCGTTCGGCGGCGAAGAACTATCACGATGTCGCCGTGGTGACAGCGCCGGAGCTGTATCGCCAAATCCGCACGGAACTAATTCTGGACGAAGGGGCGTTGACGCTCGCCACCCGCGAAGCACTGGCCCGGCTCGCATTCATGCGCACGGCCTTTTATGACTCCGCGATTTTTCCGTATCTCAGCGCAAATCTCGCCGGCGCGAAAAGCTCGCAGATGTTCCCACCCGTGCCGGAAATCCTCGACAAGATGTCGACGTACATGAACTTGTTCTCGAGCACGATGAAGTCGCTGCATGGGGACCAGTTCGAAGCGGCCGAAGATGAGGAGTTCGCTGAGCATGAGCAGCTTTCACTCAATAAGGTTTCTAACCTGCGCTATGGCGAGAATCCGCATCAGGCCGCGGCGTTGTACGACCTGGGCGTCCGCGGTGGTGCGGGGGAACAGGACGGTGTGGCTGCGGCGGAACAACTGGGCGGGAAGGAGATGTCCTTCAACAACTACGTTGATGCAGACGCGGCGTGGCAGCTCGTATGTGATTTTGATGACACGGCGTGCGCAATTATCAAGCATACGAATCCCGCCGGCGCCGCGACTGGCGCAGCCGCGGAAGAGGCCTATCGGCGCGCACTCGCTTGCGATCCCGTTTCAGCATTTGGAGGAATCGTCGCCTTCAATCGCACCCTTGACGTCGCTGCTGCGCGCGCCGTCGTCGAGATCTTCGTTGAAGTAGTCATTGCGCCGGATTTCGATGAGGCAGCGCTGGAAGTGTTGACCGCGAAAAAGAACCTGCGCGTGCTGCGTGCCGGCGCCGCTAAAACTTCCGAAGGCTTCGAATACAAACAGATCTCCGGTGGCATGCTGGTGCAAACACGCGACACTCATCGATTGGCGCGTGAAGACTTGAAGTTCGTTACCAAACGCGAGCCGACTGAAAAAGAAATCGCAGACCTGTTGTTCGCCTGGACTGTGTGCAAGCACACCAAATCGAACGCGATCGTCTACGCGCGCGACCGGCAAACCGTCGGCGTCGGCGCGGGCCAGATGTCACGTGTTGACTCTGTGAAGATCGGAGCGATGCGGGCCCAACTGCAGGTTGCGGGATCGGTGCTGGCCTCGGACGCATTCTTTCCCTTTCGTGACGGCTTAGACGAAGCCGCAAAGCACGGCATCACGGCGGTGATTCAGCCCGGCGGCTCAGTGCGTGATGAGGAAGTCATCGCCGCAGCGAATGAACACAACCTGGCGATGGTCTTCACGGGGATTAGGCACTTTAAACACTGA
- a CDS encoding response regulator transcription factor: MKSILLVEDDRSLGATLRDRLEREGYEVSWVETKQRALKRFGESLWDLIILDVSLPDGSGFEIARDIKASSSVPIMFMTALGTAENRLEGFEIGAEEFIPKPFHLRELLLRVKHVFERHPALHRISCNGRVIELDSRLIVQPDGQRDFLPARDFQLLELLITSAPRAVSRNEIIDKLWGEDKLGNQRTVDNMIVHLRQSLGDEKSEFIRSVRGVGYQWNAQSEPRPVGIVGG, translated from the coding sequence ATGAAGTCGATTTTGCTGGTCGAAGACGATCGCTCGCTGGGCGCAACTCTGCGCGACCGGCTGGAGCGCGAGGGTTACGAAGTCTCGTGGGTGGAGACGAAGCAGCGCGCCTTAAAGAGGTTCGGCGAAAGCCTCTGGGACTTGATCATACTGGACGTCAGTTTGCCGGACGGTTCGGGGTTCGAGATTGCGCGCGACATAAAAGCGAGTTCTTCAGTTCCGATCATGTTCATGACCGCACTGGGCACTGCTGAGAACCGCTTGGAAGGTTTTGAAATCGGGGCGGAAGAATTTATTCCGAAGCCGTTTCACCTGCGCGAGCTGCTGCTGCGCGTCAAGCATGTTTTCGAACGGCATCCCGCGCTTCATCGAATTTCGTGCAACGGGCGGGTGATTGAACTCGACAGCCGCTTAATCGTGCAACCGGACGGCCAGAGAGATTTTCTGCCGGCCAGGGATTTTCAGTTGCTGGAACTTTTGATCACCAGCGCACCGCGTGCGGTCAGCCGCAACGAAATCATCGACAAGCTTTGGGGTGAAGACAAACTGGGGAATCAACGAACGGTAGATAACATGATCGTTCACCTGCGGCAGTCTTTGGGCGATGAAAAAAGTGAATTTATTCGCTCAGTTCGTGGCGTCGGGTACCAATGGAATGCACAGTCAGAACCCCGACCAGTCGGGATAGTGGGTGGTTGA
- a CDS encoding enoyl-ACP reductase, producing MLQNKQGIIFGVANKRSIAWATAQALHEAGAKLAFAYQGERLKDNVESLTKAEMPDAPLFSCDVTKQEEIDATFQRLGEEFGRLDFVIHSIAFAPREALEGEFMKVDRDGFLMAMEISAYSLTQLARAAAPLMTEGGSIVTMSFHGAEKVYQGYNVMGVAKAALESSVRYLASDLGPKNIRVNAVSAGPIQTLSARGVARLSTMLKHHAERAPMKRNVEVREVGNTALFLCSSLSSGITGETIYVDCGYNIMGL from the coding sequence ATGCTGCAAAACAAACAAGGAATTATTTTCGGCGTGGCCAACAAACGCTCGATCGCGTGGGCGACGGCGCAGGCGCTGCACGAAGCCGGCGCAAAACTCGCGTTTGCGTATCAAGGCGAGCGGCTAAAAGACAACGTTGAGAGTCTGACTAAAGCTGAGATGCCCGACGCTCCCCTGTTTTCGTGCGATGTAACCAAGCAGGAAGAGATCGATGCAACTTTTCAACGTCTCGGCGAAGAATTCGGGCGGCTCGATTTCGTAATTCACAGCATCGCCTTTGCACCGCGTGAAGCGCTGGAAGGTGAATTCATGAAGGTCGATCGCGATGGCTTTCTGATGGCGATGGAAATCAGCGCCTATTCGCTGACGCAACTGGCGCGCGCCGCGGCGCCCTTGATGACCGAAGGTGGGAGCATCGTGACGATGAGCTTTCACGGCGCTGAGAAGGTTTATCAGGGCTACAACGTGATGGGCGTGGCGAAAGCCGCGTTGGAATCAAGCGTGCGCTATCTCGCCAGCGACCTCGGTCCGAAGAACATCCGCGTGAATGCTGTCAGTGCGGGGCCGATTCAAACACTGTCCGCCCGCGGCGTTGCGAGGCTGAGCACAATGTTGAAGCACCACGCGGAACGCGCACCGATGAAGCGCAACGTCGAAGTTCGCGAAGTCGGCAACACGGCGCTGTTCCTGTGCAGTTCCCTCTCCTCGGGCATCACGGGGGAAACAATCTACGTCGATTGTGGCTACAACATTATGGGACTGTAG
- a CDS encoding TIGR00730 family Rossman fold protein produces MAHDDYRDIPGGTHDERLLETPRPDEFLHTDTWRVFRIMGEFVQGFEDLAPITNGVSIFGSARTSRDDPAYAAAQETAALFVRAGFAVITGGGPGIMEAANKGALEAGGTSVGCNIELPHEQKSNDYLTLSLKFKYFFVRKMMFVKYSDAFVIFPGGFGTLDELFEALTLIQTRKIHHFPVVLYGSEYWRPMLDWLKGPMLSERKIVDEDFRRLHVTDSPEEIVKIVSDSKSKIDKMQ; encoded by the coding sequence ATGGCACACGACGACTACAGAGACATTCCGGGCGGCACTCATGACGAACGTCTGCTTGAAACGCCGCGGCCCGATGAGTTCCTGCATACCGACACCTGGCGCGTGTTTCGCATCATGGGCGAGTTTGTTCAGGGTTTCGAAGACCTTGCGCCGATTACGAACGGCGTTTCGATTTTCGGGTCGGCGCGTACCTCGCGCGACGATCCCGCCTACGCCGCGGCCCAGGAAACGGCTGCTCTTTTCGTGCGCGCGGGTTTTGCGGTAATCACCGGCGGTGGGCCGGGAATCATGGAAGCCGCCAACAAGGGCGCCCTGGAAGCCGGCGGCACTTCGGTGGGCTGTAACATCGAGCTTCCCCATGAACAGAAGTCGAACGACTACCTCACGTTGTCACTGAAATTCAAGTACTTCTTTGTGCGCAAGATGATGTTCGTGAAGTACAGCGACGCGTTCGTCATCTTCCCCGGCGGGTTCGGCACACTCGACGAGTTGTTCGAAGCCCTAACGCTGATTCAAACACGTAAGATTCACCACTTTCCGGTCGTGCTCTATGGCTCAGAGTACTGGCGACCGATGTTGGATTGGTTAAAGGGCCCGATGTTAAGCGAGCGGAAGATCGTGGATGAAGACTTTCGGCGTCTGCACGTTACCGATTCACCGGAAGAGATTGTGAAGATCGTTTCGGACAGCAAGAGCAAGATCGACAAGATGCAGTAG